From Streptomyces yatensis, one genomic window encodes:
- the fbaA gene encoding class II fructose-bisphosphate aldolase — MPIASPEIYNEMLDRAKAGKFAYPAINVTSTQTLHAALRGFAEAESDGIVQISTGGAEFLGGQYSKDMVTGAVGLAEFAHVVAEKYPVHIALHTDHCPKDKLDGYVRPLLKISQERVANGQNPLFQSHMWDGSAETLDDNLSIARELLAEAVKAKIILEVEITPTGGEEDGVTHEINDKLYTTVDDALRTAEAIGLGDKGRYLLAASFGNVHGVYKPGNVVLRPELLRELQDGVAAKYGKQDPFFFVFHGGSGSTEEEIRTALENGVVKMNLDTDTQYAFTRPIADHMFRNYDGVLKVDGEVGNKKQYDPRSWGKLAEKGMSERVTQACANLRSTGTKLK; from the coding sequence ATGCCCATCGCATCCCCTGAGATCTACAACGAGATGCTCGACCGGGCGAAGGCAGGCAAGTTCGCCTACCCCGCGATCAACGTGACCTCGACGCAGACTCTGCACGCCGCCCTCCGCGGCTTCGCCGAGGCGGAGAGCGACGGCATCGTCCAGATCTCCACCGGTGGTGCCGAGTTCCTGGGTGGCCAGTACAGCAAGGACATGGTCACCGGTGCGGTCGGTCTCGCCGAGTTCGCGCATGTCGTCGCCGAGAAGTACCCGGTGCACATCGCCCTCCACACCGACCACTGCCCGAAGGACAAGCTGGACGGCTATGTCCGCCCGCTGCTCAAGATCTCCCAGGAGCGCGTCGCCAACGGTCAGAACCCGCTGTTCCAGTCCCACATGTGGGACGGCTCCGCCGAGACGCTCGACGACAACCTCAGCATCGCGCGGGAGCTGCTCGCCGAGGCCGTCAAGGCGAAGATCATCCTCGAGGTCGAGATCACCCCGACCGGTGGCGAGGAGGACGGCGTCACCCACGAGATCAACGACAAGCTGTACACGACGGTCGACGACGCCCTGCGCACCGCCGAGGCCATCGGCCTGGGCGACAAGGGCCGCTACCTGCTCGCCGCCTCGTTCGGCAACGTCCACGGCGTCTACAAGCCGGGCAATGTCGTCCTCCGCCCGGAGCTGCTGCGTGAGCTCCAGGACGGTGTCGCCGCGAAGTACGGCAAGCAGGACCCGTTCTTCTTCGTCTTCCACGGCGGCTCCGGCTCCACGGAGGAGGAGATCCGCACCGCGCTGGAGAACGGTGTGGTGAAGATGAACCTCGACACGGACACCCAGTACGCCTTCACCCGCCCGATCGCGGACCACATGTTCCGCAACTACGACGGGGTGCTGAAGGTCGACGGCGAGGTCGGCAACAAGAAGCAGTACGACCCGCGGAGCTGGGGCAAGCTGGCCGAGAAGGGGATGTCGGAGCGGGTCACCCAGGCTTGCGCGAACCTTCGGTCCACGGGCACGAAGCTGAAGTAG